In the genome of Xenopus laevis strain J_2021 chromosome 1S, Xenopus_laevis_v10.1, whole genome shotgun sequence, one region contains:
- the map1b.S gene encoding microtubule-associated protein 1B: MATLVEAAPDMEPTNSIPNPAASPSLSHRFLDSKFYLLVVIGETVTEEHVRCALTNIERGIRSWDTDLIQCNLDQELKLFVSRHSARFSPEVRGQKILHHRSDVLETVVLINPSEEAVSTEVRLMIADAARHKLLVLTGQCFENTGELILQSGSFSFQNFIEIFTDQEIGELLSTTHPGNKASLTLFCPEEGYWKNSNLERHNLQDFINIKLNSASILPEMEGLSEFTEYLSESVEMPSPFDILEPPTSGGFLKLSKPCCYIFPGGRGDSALFAVNGFNMLVNGGSDRKSCFWKLIRHLDRVDSILLTHIGDDNLPGINSMLQRKMAELEEEQSQGSTANSDWLKNLISPDLGVVFLNVPDNLKNPEPNFKVRRSLEEACFTLQYLNKLSMKPEPLFRSVGNTIDPIILFQKMGVGKLEMYVLNPVKGSKEMQYFMQQWSGNNKEKTGLILPNGQEVEIPVNYLTSISSLIVWHPANPSEKIVRVLFPGNTTQYQILEGLEKLKHLDFLKQPVITQKDLSDNVSSPAVKQAKIKQRAESKESLKISTKTSTKPVRKESKEESAEAVKSSDTEQSQKAENKDKVPVKKTDTKDLSEANKEPIIKQDHVEKQKIDVKPKVVKEKSVKKEVKSKSEDDKGRKDPVKKEEKLVVKKEDKLKKEVKKESKKEEKKDLKKDVKKETPQKEVKKESKKEEKREEKESKKDVKKPLKEAKKVPAPSADSKKTAVKKVQKKEDVTKKETATLGKTKDKVKVVKKETKVSEKKPVSVSGAVATAATVSAAAAVAAAAAIPASVEPTKNAADLMAERSLMSSPEDLTKDFEELRDEESLLNTELKSQVQEPNDEASIVHIESYAIKKDHTSSEEPSDSPDEGITTTEGEGECEQTPEELEVVEKHRTDENEKFEDEGTGLEESSEAGDFEEKAETEEVEEQVEDLVERTSLEDQPATAEEDGTEEELDTDAYESRKEKHDSHEDIADIVAADEQAEEDINESAEKGEVDETEEEVDEDKTDDNKDYEQDTEKYDAEGGYTTAVKEKSWFISDSDDKYVLPATQSKTSEPQSPAVEPGASIHDETLPGGSESEATVSDEENREDQPEEFTATSGFTHSTIEISSEPTPMDDMSTPRDVMSDETNNEESESPSQEYVNITKYEANLYSQEYERTRISPLPDALNGLSDVSKTDATEGLEYNASASTLSPPSSLEEDKFCKSSLREAYTYGGSGIIGSTKLEINEDFELDEQHSPSKSPIPPSPISKTPLSERSVNFDLTPNEIKASEHGVLPPLPDETHVVNDQCASPEDKTVEVTSPSQSVAGSAGHTPFHQSPTDEKSTNLAQETVQRTSVPVIFEICDTKEENDSPCISPMDEPVPDSEYPIEKVLSPLRSPPLIGSETSYEMLFIANVDTSAKHDFETVADDEKSPTQVSPVSEMVSSGISQEQDKKSPELSPSKEFNSEAASNDFDQKGISSGQLDGGKFAGDFSPTQFSTNPFISFKEDTKMSISEGTASDKSATPVDEVVAEDTYSHIEGVASVSTASVATNSFQEPTTDDVSPSLHAEVGSPHSTEVDDSLSVSVVQTPTTFHETEISPSREECPRPMSISPPDFSPKIGKPSVQLHEQRSPEQSTMEFSQESPEQSFAMDFSKQSPEHPAVSSSMLHISENGPTEVEYSPSDPHESYFGKNIATDNLQKAETSNAEASPSTSSAHTPSQASSPLKEEEGPLTDVIQNIDLPLYSPPILEHMYFMEGKLSPETDASPLTPTTSSVKQSPGISNTSPVEPSRDYQSPSPPLKGLPDDSFTFHSKTSSSPKESPILHSTNPFVCAADLDEGEKYHSVCGSYNYTGETNDRYSVTDKHSFAEARQDVDLCLVSACEYKHPKTELSPSFINPNPLEWFASEDHAQEQEKPLAQLGGGQPPSGGKQKSRQCDETPPTSVSESAPSQTDSDVPPETEECPSITADANIDSEDESETIPTDKTVTYKHMDPPPLPVQDPSPSPRHPDVCMMDPEALPVEQSLSKPLKKDIKEKAKTKKVGTKTKSSSPARKSEMKSKLSAASPKPGPIKETLEKGSKTVSPKKKDSVEKGPKGSLNQDIKSSKTEEKDKETKNATNTSATKSAKTANTGSSTSKTSKSAAVPPGPPVYLDLVYVPNHSNNKNIDVEFFKRVRSSYYVVSGNDPAAGEPSRAVLDSLLEGKAQWGNNMQVTLIPTHDSEVMREWYQETHEKQQDLNIMVLASSSTVVMQDESFPACKIEL, translated from the exons GACAAAAAATCCTTCACCATAGGAGCGATGTATTAGAAACAGTAGTTTTAATCAACCCGTCAGAGGAAGCCGTCAGTACTGAG GTACGACTGATGATTGCCGATGCTGCTCGACACAAGCTTCTGGTGTTGACTGGGCAATGCTTTGAAAATACAGGCGAACTTATTCTCCAATCAGGATCTTTTTCTTTCCAGAACTTTATTGAGATATTTACAGATCAGGAG ATTGGTGAACTGCTCAGTACAACACACCCTGGGAATAAAGCAAGCTTGACTCTCTTTTGTCCTGAAGAAGGATATTGGAAGAATTCTAATCTAGAGAGGCACAACCTTCAAGATTTCATCAACATTAAACTTAATTCAGCTTCAATTTTGCCTGAAATGGAAGGATTATCAGAGTTTACAGAATATCTGTCTGAATCTGTAGAAATGCCTTCACCTTTTGATATTTTAGAACCCCCAACCTCCGGAGGCTTCCTGAAGCTCTCAAAACCTTGTTGCTATATTTTTCCAGGGGGTAGGGGTGATTCTGCCTTATTTGCTGTTAATGGCTTCAATATGCTTGTTAATGGCGGATCTGACAGAAAGTCTTGCTTCTGGAAACTTATCAGGCATCTAGACAGAGTAGACTCAATTTTACTTACTCACATTGGTGATGACAACCTGCCTGGTATCAATAGTATGCTGCAAAGGAAAATGGCAGAGCTGGAAGAAGAGCAGTCTCAAGGTTCAACTGCAAATAGCGACTGGTTAAAAAACCTCATATCTCCAGATCTTGGAGTAGTGTTTTTAAATGTACCAGACAATTTAAAAAATCCAGAACCAAACTTTAAAGTAAGAAGAAGTTTGGAAGAAGCATgttttacacttcagtatttgAATAAACTGTCAATGAAACCAGAACCTCTTTTCAGAAGTGTAGGAAACACAATCGATCCcattattttattccaaaaaatgGGTGTGGGGAAACTTGAGATGTATGTGTTAAACCCTGTGAAAGGTAGcaaagaaatgcaatattttatgcAGCAGTGGTCAGGTAACAATAAAGAGAAAACTGGCTTGATTCTCCCTAATGGACAAGAAGTTGAAATACCTGTTAATTATTTAACCTCCATTTCATCTCTGATTGTATGGCACCCAGCAAATccttcagaaaaaattgtgaggGTTCTGTTTCCAGGGAACACAACTCAATACCAAATACTTGAGGGTCTAGAAAAACTCAAGCATCTAGATTTTCTGAAGCAGCCTGTTATCACTCAGAAAGATTTGAGTGATAATGTCTCAAGCCCTGCAGTAAAACAAGCAAAGATTAAGCAGAGAGCAGAAAGCAAAGAGAGTTTAAAAATATCCACAAAAACTTCCACTAAGCCAGTTAGAAAAGAATCTAAAGAAGAGTCAGCAGAAGCAGTTAAGAGTAGCGATACTGAGCAGAGCCAAAAAGCAGAGAATAAAGATAAAGTTCCTGTGAAGAAAACTGATACTAAAGATTTGTCTGAAGCAAACAAAGAGCCCATAATTAAACAAGACcatgtagaaaaacaaaaaattgatgTTAAACCTAAAGTTGTTAAAGAAAAATCAGTGAAGAAAGAAGTAAAGTCAAAATCTGAAGATGATAAAGGCAGGAAAGACCCagttaaaaaggaagaaaagctTGTTGTCAAAAAAGAAGACAAGctgaaaaaagaagtaaaaaaagaatCAAAGAAAGAGGAGAAAAAAGACTTGAAGAAAGATGTAAAGAAAGAGACACCTCAAAAAGAAGTAAAGAAGGAATCaaaaaaagaggagaaaagggaagaaaaagagTCAAAGAAAGACGTTAAGAAGCCCTTGAAAGAGGCAAAAAAAGTGCCTGCTCCTTCTGCTGATAGTAAGAAGACTGCTGtgaaaaaagtacaaaagaagGAAGATGTGACAAAGAAAGAAACTGCAACCCTAGGCAAAACAAAGGATAAGGTGAAAGTAGTTAAGAAAGAAACCAAGGTCTCTGAGAAAAAGCCAGTGTCTGTTTCTGGGGCAGTTGCCACTGCAGCAACTGtatctgcagctgctgctgttgctgcagcAGCTGCCATTCCTGCCTCAGTGGAACCCACTAAGAATGCAGCAGACCTCATGGCAGAAAGATCCTTAATGTCTTCACCAGAAGATTTAACAAAAGATTTTGAAGAACTGCGAGATGAAGAGAGTCTATTGAATACAGAGTTGAAATCCCAGGTGCAGGAACCTAATGATGAAGCTAGTATTGTACATATTGAGTCTTATGCCATAAAGAAAGATCACACTAGCAGTGAGGAACCTTCTGATTCTCCAGATGAAGGTATTACTACTACAGAAGGTGAGGGAGAGTGTGAACAAACCCCAGAAGAACTTGAAGTGGtagaaaaacacagaacagatgaAAATGAAAAGTTTGAGGATGAAGGAACTGGTCTTGAGGAGTCATCAGAGGCAGGTGACTTTGAAGAAAAAGCAGAAACAGAAGAAGTTGAAGAGCAAGTGGAAGACTTGGTGGAAAGGACATCACTAGAAGACCAACCAGCTACTGCTGAAGAAGATGGAACTGAAGAAGAACTTGACACTGATGCCTATGAGAGCAGAAAAGAGAAACATGACAGTCATGAAGACATTGCTGATATTGTGGCTGCAGATGAACAAGCTGAAGAGGATATTAATGAAAGTGCAGAAAAAGGAGAAGTTGACGAGACAGAAGAGGAAGTGGATGAGGATAAAACAGATGATAACAAGGATTATGAACAAGACACTGAGAAGTATGATGCAGAGGGGGGTTACACTACAGCTGTCAAAGAAAAATCTTGGTTCATAAGTGACAGCGATGATAAATATGTATTGCCTGCTACACAATCCAAGACATCCGAACCCCAGTCACCTGCTGTAGAGCCAGGTGCTTCAATTCATGATGAAACTTTGCCAGGTGGTTCTGAAAGTGAGGCAACTGTTTCTGATGAAGAAAATAGAGAAGATCAACCAGAAGAATTTACTGCTACTTCAGGCTTTACTCACTCTACCATTGAAATATCCAGTGAACCCACTCCAATGGATGATATGTCTACTCCTAGAGATGTGATGAGTGATGAAACCAATAATGAGGAAAGTGAATCTCCTTCTCAAGAATATGTGAACATTACCAAGTATGAAGCTAACCTCTATTCCCAAGAGTATGAGAGAACTAGAATTTCACCACTGCCTGATGCTTTAAATGGTTTATCTGATGTATCAAAAACAGATGCAACAGAAGGTCTAGAATACAATGCTTCAGCATCTACACTCTCACCTCCATCATCATTAGAAGAAGACAAATTCTGCAAATCATCTCTGCGTGAAGCATACACTTATGGGGGCAGTGGAATAATAGGGTCTACAAAACTAGAAATAAATGAGGACTTTGAGCTGGATGAACAGCATAGCCCCAGTAAGAGCCCAATTCCACCTTCACCAATATCTAAAACCCCATTAAGTGAACGTAGTGTTAACTTTGACTTGACACCTAATGAAATAAAAGCATCTGAACATGGTGTTCTCCCACCTTTGCCAGATGAAACTCATGTGGTAAACGATCAATGTGCTAGCCCTGAAGATAAAACTGTGGAAGTTACATCTCCATCACAATCTGTGGCAGGAAGTGCGGGCCATACACCATTTCATCAGTCCCCAACTGATGAGAAGTCCACAAATCTTGCCCAAGAAACAGTACAAAGGACATCAGTTCCTGTAATATTTGAGATCTGTGATACAAAAGAAGAGAATGATAGTCCTTGCATAAGTCCAATGGATGAGCCAGTACCAGACTCTGAATACCCAATAGAGAAAGTTTTATCACCATTACGTAGCCCTCCATTAATAGGATCAGAAACCTCTTATGAAATGTTATTTATAGCTAATGTAGACACATCTGCTAAACATGACTTTGAAACAGTTGCTGATGATGAAAAATCACCTACTCAGGTTAGTCCAGTATCTGAAATGGTATCAAGTGGTATCAGCCAAGAACAGGACAAAAAGAGTCCTGAGCTCTCACCAAGTAAAGAGTTTAATTCTGAAGCAGCAAGTAATGATTTTGATCAAAAAGGTATTTCATCTGGACAGTTAGATGGTGGGAAGTTTGCAGGAGATTTTTCACCCACTCAATTTAGCACCaacccatttatctcatttaaagaGGACACAAAGATGTCAATTTCTGAGGGTACAGCTTCTGACAAATCAGCTACACCAGTAGATGAAGTTGTTGCAGAGGATACATATTCCCACATAGAAGGCGTTGCTTCAGTTTCCACAGCATCTGTTGCTACTAATTCATTCCAAGAACCAACCACAGATGATGTATCTCCTTCTTTGCATGCTGAAGTAGGGTCACCTCATTCCACAGAAGTAGATGACTCACTTTCTGTATCTGTTGTTCAAACTCCAACTACATTCCATGAAACAGAAATATCACCATCTAGAGAGGAGTGCCCCAGGCCAATGTCTATTTCTCCACCAGATTTCTCCCCcaaaataggaaaaccatccGTTCAATTGCATGAACAGAGGTCTCCAGAACAGTCCACAATGGAGTTTAGCCAAGAATCACCAGAACAATCTTTTGCAATGGATTTTAGCAAGCAGTCTCCAGAACATCCTGCAGTAAGTTCAAGCATGCTACATATTTCTGAAAATGGACCAACAGAAGTGGAATATAGCCCATCTGATCCTCATGAATcttactttggcaaaaatatcgCCACTGATAATCTGCAGAAAGCAGAAACATCTAATGCAGAGGCTTCTCCTTCTACTTCTTCTGCACATACACCTTCACAAGCTTCATCCCCTTTGAAGGAAGAGGAAGGGCCACTAACAGATGTGATTCAAAATATAGATTTGCCCCTCTACTCCCCACCTATTCTAGAACATATGTACTTCATGGAAGGAAAATTATCCCCTGAAACAGATGCTTCTCCATTAACACCAACAACATCTTCAGTGAAGCAATCACCTGGTATTTCCAATACTTCACCAGTGGAACCTTCCAGAGATTACCAGTCACCATCACCACCCTTAAAAGGTTTGCCCGATGATTCATTTACCTTTCACAGTAAAACATCAAGCTCACCAAAAGAGTCACCCATTTTGCATAGTACAAACCCATTTGTCTGTGCAGCAGACCTAGATGAAGGGGAAAAATACCATAGTGTATGTGGTTCTTACAACTATACGGGTGAAACTAATGATAGATATTCTGTAACAGACAAGCATTCATTTGCAGAAGCCCGTCAAGATGTTGACCTCTGCCTAGTCTCTGCTTGTGAATATAAGCATCCTAAAACAGAACTTTCCCCTTCTTTTATTAACCCAAATCCCTTAGAGTGGTTTGCAAGTGAAGATCATGCTCAAGAACAGGAAAAGCCATTAGCTCAACTTGGAGGTGGACAGCCACCATCAGGTGGAAAACAGAAATCACGCCAATGTGATGAAACTCCTCCAACATCAgtgagtgaatctgccccatctCAAACAGATTCTGATGTCCCACCCGAGACTGAAGAATGCCCTTCTATAACAGCAGATGCAAATATAGACTCAGAAGATGAATCAGAGACCATTCCCACTGATAAAACAGTAACATATAAACACATGGATCCTCCTCCTCTTCCAGTGCAGGATCCAAGCCCATCCCCACGCCACCCTGATGTATGCATGATGGATCCAGAAGCTTTGCCTGTTGAACAGAGTTTGAGTAAGCCATTGAAGAAGGACATAAAAGAGAAGGCAAAAACCAAAAAAGTAGGAACCAAGACCAAATCATCTTCCCCTGCCAGAAAAAGTGAAATGAAGTCAAAGCTTTCAGCTGCATCACCAAAACCGGGACCAATTAAGGAAACATTGGAGAAGGGTTCAAAGACTGTTTCTCCAAAAAAGAAAGATTCTGTTGAGAAAGGACCAAAGGGAAGCTTGAATCAAGATATAAAATCCTCAAAGACTGAAGAGAAAGACAAAGAGACAAAGAATGCCACAAATACATCTGCAACAAAATCTGCAAAAACTGCCAACACAG GAAGTAGCACCAGCAAAACGTCTAAGTCGGCGGCTGTGCCCCCAGGACCACCTGTATATCTGGATCTGGTGTATGTACCAAATCacagcaacaacaaaaacataGATGTGGAGTTTTTCAAAAGAGTTCGATCTTCATATTATGTGGTAAGCGGCAacgatcctgcagctggagaaccGAGCCGGGCTGTCCTGGATTCTCTACTCGAAGGCAAAGCCCAGTGGGGAAACAATATGCAG GTCACTTTAATCCCTACTCATGATTCCGAAGTGATGAGGGAATGGTATCAGGAGACTCATGAAAAACAGCAAGACCTCAACATTATGGTTTTGGCAAGCAGCAGTACGGTTGTTATGCAAGATGAATCTTTCCCCGCATGTAAGATTGAACTGTGA